The genomic window GTGGCACGTATTTATGACCCCTATAAAACACATTGTATCTGCATCTGCGTGCCAGGTCGAACGGAACCCGGTTCTCGGCAGCTCGCCTCTCTGCCCTGAACTTTATTCTTTTTCGGATAATATTTTAGTGCGCAAACTTCACTTATATCAGACATGCATACCGTCTTCAACGTTACCGAGTGCTAATGACTTCGATCCCATATATCCCACCGGTTTCCCGAGTGGTTCTGCACTCAACGGACCGATCGTTGGGTGAAGGACCGAGTAAAAATTTACACGCATGATTTGTGATACCTCGTATTCAGAGCCGTGAACTTTTTTTACCTTCACCACCTACCGTATTCTTTACAAGTATTGTGCAGATGTGCATTTTCACGGAACGGCAATAACCGGCTGCTTTAAGGACGTTCCCACCAAAAACACTTTTcttctaatattttccaaattttgaatacacaTACTTATGAGTGCCCTTTATGTgtaggaattttttaaaaccctTCGTGCGGtgctaaattttgaaatattgcaagttgaaatttacatatttaacATGTGATCCCTATCCTAACCCCCATTGTGGCGCACCTTTTTTTTAAGTTACTACAGTAATTTTCTTGGAATTTctatgaaaaactgaaaatcactAATTGAACATATAATAAACATGTTTCtcaaaaaataacacaaaGAAGCGgtattcatttaattataaaaaatgttaaaagtgagctacttttcacttttttttcattacttgaTCAGTGAGAAACAGCGACTTGGCAACGTTGCGTTGGGCGGAAAGTTCAAAATACCGTATAGGCGTAGTagttgtaaataaatgtgaaCCGCTCACAGATAGGTTAACTGTAGGCtgttgtaaagaaaaatgcaattttttaagtatattaagtatttattataaattatttttcaacattaataCTCGTTATGTTAACATCATCAACAATTAtagattcaaaaatataatcaatcatataattttcataaaaactataattttatcaagtaacacaaaataaaacattttagaaatatattattttttagacataggtatttttttaattttcttttttggtgattttaaATTCTTAATCTTTggcgaattttcattttttaggaAGTCTAAAACTgccgttaaaatttttttatttttagttattCGCACTTTGTTATTATCTAATTTTTCGCTAAACAATTGCACAATAGCATTTTCTCCACCTACTCTATAGATTTCCCTCAAATTATCACAAGAAATGTCATTTGAAgccaattttttacacatattaactgaaataatatttcttaatTCGACTAACATTTTTAAGTTTACTTTAGTTTTATCTGAGTTGGATAACTCTtccaaataaatattactGTTTTTACATGCCTTTAATACACCACTTCGCAGGTTTAATGTATTAATTAAGTCTTGAAGTACCACAACGTCATACGCAGCGTCATGAAAAGATTCCTGATCATTATCAGGGTGTAAGAAGTCGTTACTTAAACTCTCTAATTTAAATTGACCCGGTCCTTTCCTATCAACCAAAGACTTTCTGAACAATGATAAAGTGTCAGCAAAACCAACAATTAAATCTAAAAGTTCGACTTTAACATTCATAATAGCTCGTAAGAGTCGTGGTACGTCAAAGCGAGCATTATGTGCAACTAATAAACATTTCTGTTGTCCATCGGATAAgctaattaaaaattgttgaaaagatTCTAAAGCATCAGAAATTTTGAGTGTTACGACTTGTTTGTCTCCGTAGAATATGTCTCCATATTTATGATGAAGTTTAGTAACTGTAGTGGCTGACGATGAAATTTCGGTCTTCGTGTGTACatagatattaaaaattttacaatcacaGATCGCTgcaatttgtataatatgagCATCTGAGGCGAATCCAGTTGTTTCTAAATCAaagtaaacaatttttgtttcatcatctaatgcaatattattattatcatcacaGTGTTTACGCAcgtaattgtttattttatccaTTCCACAATTACTCTTATAAGTTATACCTTCATGtctttcggtatttttacGTAAAAGTTCTCGTTTCTGTTTTAATTCTATAcgtcttaatttttttgctttagaCTTACTCATTGCCAATcgtttttctcgtttcatttCACTTCGTTTAACATAATTGACTGTGTGAGATCCAGCAGGAATATTCAGTCTTTgcttaatatttataatacttCGTTCACCGTCATTTTTAGCGCAGACGGCGTCAGCTACCCTAATATCACAAGAAAAGCTAGTACTTAAACACTTGTTTTTGTGTGCTTTGTTTGctataatattgttaaaacTTTCATTGCCCTGACTTGAAGCGGCAATAGAAAATTTATGAGAGTTTTGTGCGTATTTATCGAACAAATGTAATAATTCTTCATACAAGGTTTCATCAGATAGGTTTAGAGCATGATTTTTACTTGGGTTACACCACTTTCCACAGTTTTCATGTctgctaaaaatatgatccGGTATTTGTCTCAAATTTCTAGCTAAGTTTTCGGAATTGCCCTTATTTTGTGCAACAGCGTatgaaaaacacttttttaaatGAGGAATaacatttgttttatttaactCTCTAAACTTATCGCGTAATTTATATAActcttttccaaaatttttggttaaaTGATTTTTGTCGGCTAATTTATGATACTTTTGACCTGGGTTATCTGCTCTTACTGCTGCAATCATTGAGCTGTCTTCATCTCCTACAATAACACGTACTTGTAGTCCTGCTTCCTTTAAGATGTTGCTGTGATTAACAAGTTGAACTCCTGCATCAGCTTCCATTGCCTTAGCACTTCCGCAGAAGTTCAATCTACAATCATGATCATCTTTTTTATGCCCCATATCACATTTCttacattttctatttctagTTGCGTAGTCTAGAATTTTTCCTGACAAGAAACCGATGATAGTGCTATAACCGTTCAAACTATCATAGCTACGCCCGTTACCGCGTTTAGACCAGCCCATATCAAATGACAcaatgatatttattatttcacctagtgtattatcaaataaattttgattatcatTTGAGGAAAGCGTAAGGACATCTAACTGCGGGAAAATATCTTGGGCAATCTCCACTGgtctgaaataataaataaaaatagttaaaataaaaaaattaaaccagatttacaattattttttttttattttatgtagaCAATTCAATGCCGTGAAATTAATAgcaatacattttttgtaaaaaatacaagtatATAATGTAGATTAGTGCTTGTCAActtattgaatatttaattcaattcttgatcgaaatattgtaaataattacaacAAGATAAAGTCTCTCCTttattttgtgtaaaaataaatgttgttgtatattatacatttactgatagcataataattataaatcaccagtttatgtataatattcaaatcctaagatataaattgaaacaaaataataactacTTCTgcttaatattatattacaaataattcattcgtagaaaatataattttacaatttttcaataaattatattacaattttataaaaatcagtgttgagaaaatgatttataattattatgatgATCAGCATCAGTCCATTGAACAGTTCAAATGAATTAGAATGGATGCTTACAATGTGTCACACAactttttgacattttttatcaccaaTTCTTTTTCCTCAGAAGCAGCTCGCTTGCAACTTTCTTTAGCTTCTAATTCTATTGCTTGACCAACTACAACTTCGtactttttataaattttgtctATTACTCGAGGTAAATTGGCACAAgcaagaattttatttaagcCAGTATTTCCAACACCGGCATGAATAGCCCCTGAAACATTCAAATAGTAAATATCAtaaatttcttataaaataattgtaaagcTATTAATTATGTCAATTCaagttttttacttttacacATAAATAGAATATTGCGAATTCACTTACCTAAAACCACGGACATATTGACATCAGAAACACCATTGGTGGACTCTGCGgtattaacattattatatCTGCCACAAGTATCACATTTTATCTTAAACTTTACGTGAAGTCCTTCTCTGTTATAGCCGTACATTTTTTCCATGTCTAAAAGACTGCTGCAGCTGGTGCATTTGAGGTTTTtagctaatttttccaatgcAACTATACAATTCCCATCTGGAATTTTACATTGAGTAGTTTCATGCAGTGTTTcgagaatttttgtttttttagctTCTGACATAGCTGTTAGAGCTTTAGCTACTCTATCgcctactttttttttcacaaacctCCCATTCTTCAAACGTGAAgtcattataaataaattattttttaactccAAAATAAAAGTAACCTCAAAACATTAAAACTCTGTAGCACACGTCtcagatataataataatatacagaaAGAGAATACAATGTTGCCAGATCTGAGAAACGACGCAATGGGTATATTTTTGGACTTCTGCGCACGTTCGCGCCACTGAAAATGTACACTGCACCTCAACTTTTTGTTATTGCATCATAGTATAGTTTACATAGGGGGACTGTTTTAGAAGTTGAGGACCACTGCTAGGTGGGAACGTCCTTAAACACCTGATCCTCTTCAAAAGATGCTAA from Neodiprion lecontei isolate iyNeoLeco1 chromosome 1, iyNeoLeco1.1, whole genome shotgun sequence includes these protein-coding regions:
- the LOC107226592 gene encoding uncharacterized protein LOC107226592 yields the protein MTSRLKNGRFVKKKVGDRVAKALTAMSEAKKTKILETLHETTQCKIPDGNCIVALEKLAKNLKCTSCSSLLDMEKMYGYNREGLHVKFKIKCDTCGRYNNVNTAESTNGVSDVNMSVVLGAIHAGVGNTGLNKILACANLPRVIDKIYKKYEVVVGQAIELEAKESCKRAASEEKELVIKNVKKLCDTLLNFCGSAKAMEADAGVQLVNHSNILKEAGLQVRVIVGDEDSSMIAAVRADNPADMKTVESGVTQVKIML